A genomic window from Silene latifolia isolate original U9 population chromosome 11, ASM4854445v1, whole genome shotgun sequence includes:
- the LOC141613199 gene encoding uncharacterized protein LOC141613199 yields the protein MGIVETRVRNKNAFSLQRKKFKQFFILDNYSSHLNGRIWVIWKDSSLNVQVQNKNSQWIHLSISQGAHVLEITFVYGFNHLAQRLPLWDFLVSNAGCSSLWLVLGDVNCVRTVEERISSDPPNVVAMNEFNEAIASAGLDEIRTQGCCFTWTNKQDHEERKWVRLDRALVNSSWLLAFSDSYAEALTAGISDHSPLVISLEANAPARNYFFKYLNCWGQDKQFKSLVCAERENSIKGCAMYTLVQHLRCLKGKLKGLHREQYANINAKVIKLQQQLHLCQEKLQLDPNNRELCLEEEHIIFQRAKDFEIKLGDASTTYFSSKVAARRNSSNIRKVVDQHGVVCTTFQDISKAFLDYYVSLLETARDVTEFDSSLMKNGHILRSSEGCQLLEPVTPSEIKAALFSIDANKSPGPDGYTLGSLKMLGTASMIVLQLLFWIFSRLANY from the exons ATGGGTATTGTTGAAACTAGAGTTAGAAATAAAAATGCTTTCTCTCTACAGAGGAAGAAGTTTAAGCAATTCTTTATTTTGGACAACTACTCATCTCATCTAAATGGCAGGATTTGGGTTATTTGGAAGGATTCTTCTCTCAATGTTCAGGTGCAGAATAAAAATAGTCAATGGATTCATCTCTCGATCTCTCAGGGGGCTCATGTCTTGGAAATTACCTTCGTGTATGGTTTTAATCACCTTGCACAAAGACTACCCTTATGGGATTTTTTGGTTAGTAATGCTGGTTGTAGTTCTCTTTGGCTTGTTCTTGGAGATGTTAATTGTGTGCGTACTGTTGAGGAAAGAATTAGTTCTGATCCCCCTAATGTTGTAGCTATGAATGAATTTAATGAAGCTATTGCTAGTGCTGGTCTTGATGAGATTAGAACCCAGGGTTGTTGTTTCACTTGGACAAACAAGCAGGATCATGAGGAGAGAAAATGGGTGAGATTGGATAGAGCTTTGGTTAATTCTTCTTGGTTATTGGCCTTCTCTGACTCCTATGCAGAGGCACTCACTGCAGGGATATCTGATCACTCTCCCCTGGTCATCTCCCTTGAGGCCAATGCACCTGCTAGGAATTACTTTTTTAAATACTTAAATTGTTGGGGTCAGGACAAGCAATTCAAGTCTCTTGTTTGTGCAGAACGGGAGAACAGTATTAAGGGGTGTGCAATGTATACTCTGGTTCAACACCTTCGTTGTTTAAAAGGGAAGTTAAAAGGGTTGCATAGGGAGCAATATGCAAACATCAATGCTAAAGTGATTAAGTTGCAGCAGCAGCTCCATTTATGCCAGGAAAAACTCCAGCTGGATCCTAACAATAGAGAGCTTTGCCTGGAGGAGGAACATATCA TTTTTCAAAGAGCAAAAGACTTTGAAATTAAATTGGGGGATGCCAGCACAACTTACTTCTCTTCTAAGGTGGCTGCTAGAAGGAATTCATCAAATATCAGAAAAGTTGTTGACCAACATGGGGTTGTGTGCACTACCTTTCAAGATATTTCTAAAGCTTTTCTAGATTACTATGTCAGTTTGTTGGAGACTGCTAGAGATGTGACTGAGTTTGATTCTTCTCTTATGAAGAATGGACACATTCTAAGATCCTCTGAAGGCTGTCAACTGCTTGAGCCTGTTACTCCTTCTGAGATCAAAGCTGCCCTTTTTTCTATTGATGCTAATAAGAGCCCAGGGCCAGATGGGTACACTTTAGGTTCTTTAAAGATGCTTGGGACAGCATCCATGATAGTTTTACAACTGCTATTTTGGATTTTTTCAAGACTGGCAAACTATTAA
- the LOC141613200 gene encoding uncharacterized protein LOC141613200, producing the protein MPHIVGMEQAAFVADRSIFYNTMLANELVRGYDRKHKTPRCVVKVDIRKAFDTVNWDFLKAILPQFGIPQAFCDWIIALVTSSRFSLKINGSTEDYFEDDLLVFVRGDLPSVQAIKQCLNLFFLLLKLSYAGKVTLLNSVIFGIEAYCWEKVCRARKQGGMGIREVLSWNKALLLHMFWKLCHKNTSTWMQWSTHYIFKQSSCWDLAAETCASPIWTQILKIRDEFVQKVGSRGVAQHCFQTWMTRQKFPLHEAYNLFHGEHFEPKWMRPILDTIVIPKHAFTATLAAQNGLATVDNICSRGLVMVNRCTLCFRSNEDDRHLFFDCPFSNGLLQQILVWQGVNRRVLSLKHERYKLAPCRGKSWQIKVACCALVATIHHIWQERNMRIFQGVCHSFAQILARIKYEVCVKIYAWQRGIDNDQLHSLLLG; encoded by the exons ATGCCTCACATAGTGGGTATGGAGCAGGCTGCTTTTGTTGCTGACAGATCTATATTTTACAACACAATGTTGGCTAATGAATTAGTGAGGGGCTATGATCGAAAACATAAAACTCCTAGATGTGTGGTTAAAGTGGATATTCGAAAAGCCTTTGATACTGTTAACTGGGATTTTTTGAAAGCAATTCTTCCTCAGTTTGGCATTCCTCAGGCTTTCTGTGATTGGATTATTGCTTTGGTAACTAGCTCAAGGTTCTCTTTGAAAATTAATGGGAGTACTGAGGATTACTTTGAAG ATGATTTGCTGGTTTTTGTTAGAGGGGACCTTCCTTCAGTGCAGGCTATTAAACAATGTCTGAACCTTTTTTTCCTGCTACTCAAG CTCTCCTATGCTGGCAAGGTGACTCTTCTTAACTCTGTTATTTTTGGAATAGAAGCTTATTG CTGGGAGAAAGTTTGCAGAGCTCGTAAACAAGGTGGCATGGGTATTAGGGAGGTGCTTAGTTGGAACAAAGCTTTATTATTACATATGTTCTGGAAGCTTTGCCATAAAAACACATCAACATGGATGCAATGGTCCACTCATTACATCTTCAAGCAGTCTTCATGTTGGGATCTTGCTGCTGAGACTTGTGCTTCTCCCATCTGGACTCAAATCCTCAAAATCAGAGACGAATTTGTTCAGAAAGTGGGGTCTAGAGGAGTAGCCCAACATTGCTTTCAAACCTGGATGACTCGGCAAAAATTTCCCTTACATGAGGCTTATAACCTTTTTCATGGTGAGCATTTTGAGCCCAAATGGATGCGCCCCATTCTGGACACCATTGTTATTCCCAAGCACGCTTTCACTGCTACTTTGGCTGCTCAGAATGGGCTTGCCACTGTGGACAATATTTGTTCACGGGGGCTGGTCATGGTGAATCGATGCACTCTCTGTTTCAGATCTAATGAGGATGATAGGCACTTGTTCTTTGACTGCCCATTCTCTAATGGTCTTCTACAACAGATTCTGGTCTGGCAAGGGGTTAATAGGAGGGTTCTGAGTCTGAAGCACGAGCGTTATAAACTGGCTCCGTGTCGAGGGAAGTCTTGGCAAATAAAGGTAGCTTGTTGTGCTCTTGTTGCTACCATTCATCATATTTGGCAGGAGCGGAACATGAGAATTTTCCAAGGGGTGTGTCATTCGTTTGCCCAGATCCTTGCTCGGATTAAGTATGAGGTGTGCGTGAAGATTTATGCTTGGCAACGCGGGATTGATAATGATCAACTTCATAGTTTGCTTCTTGGTTGA